In Spirosoma aureum, a single genomic region encodes these proteins:
- a CDS encoding glycoside hydrolase family 43 protein yields the protein MQKSLLLVGFLTFLFFSYSSAQTTQSVTRAKTTYTNPLPVQFGDPYVLYTQGTYYMYGTGGGADKGFAAYSSKDMVNWKSEGQVYFHNNKNGWSDPKASWGGAYWAPEVYEVKGKYYLVYSAQWQVNPTQEVENFRIGVAVADKPTGPFIDLSNKPIFDPGYPIIDANVFFDTNGKAYLYFSRCCYKHPVDSEVADLARKKGWYNAIEESWVYGIELKPDFSGVIGEPVLVLRPPVSLSDKQADWESRSVTAREVNRRWTEGSVTFKKDNLYYIMYSANHFGGRYYAIGYATSSSPLGPFKKAANNPILQQNTDQGGNVTGTGHNSIAYSPDRKEMFCVYHARTAKTGDERVVCIDRMEVKNGKIMIAGPTTTPQKLPSGATKTLNNN from the coding sequence ATGCAAAAATCACTGCTTCTGGTTGGCTTCCTGACCTTCTTATTTTTTAGCTATTCTTCGGCGCAAACAACACAAAGCGTAACTAGAGCTAAAACCACCTATACCAATCCCCTGCCAGTCCAGTTTGGTGACCCGTACGTTTTATACACTCAGGGCACCTACTATATGTACGGCACAGGCGGTGGTGCAGATAAGGGATTTGCCGCGTATTCCTCAAAAGATATGGTCAACTGGAAGTCGGAAGGGCAGGTGTATTTTCACAATAATAAAAATGGCTGGAGCGATCCAAAAGCCAGTTGGGGTGGTGCCTATTGGGCTCCTGAGGTGTATGAAGTAAAAGGTAAATATTACCTGGTTTACAGTGCACAGTGGCAGGTTAACCCAACTCAGGAAGTCGAAAATTTCCGGATTGGCGTTGCCGTTGCCGATAAGCCCACCGGTCCGTTTATCGACCTATCCAATAAACCAATTTTTGATCCTGGATATCCCATCATTGATGCCAATGTGTTTTTTGATACCAACGGCAAAGCCTATTTATACTTCTCGCGTTGCTGTTACAAACATCCGGTCGATAGCGAAGTGGCCGATTTGGCCCGAAAAAAAGGGTGGTACAATGCAATTGAAGAAAGCTGGGTATATGGTATCGAACTTAAACCCGACTTTTCAGGCGTCATCGGCGAACCGGTTTTAGTACTGAGACCGCCCGTTAGCCTCAGCGACAAACAGGCCGACTGGGAAAGCCGGTCCGTTACGGCTCGTGAAGTCAACCGCCGTTGGACGGAAGGTTCGGTTACATTCAAAAAAGACAACCTGTATTACATCATGTATTCGGCCAATCACTTCGGCGGTCGGTATTATGCCATTGGATACGCCACGTCCAGCTCACCATTAGGACCATTTAAAAAAGCGGCTAATAACCCAATACTGCAGCAAAATACCGACCAGGGTGGGAATGTTACAGGAACAGGGCATAACAGCATTGCCTACTCGCCGGATCGAAAAGAGATGTTCTGTGTTTATCATGCAAGAACCGCCAAAACCGGAGACGAACGGGTGGTTTGTATTGATCGTATGGAGGTGAAAAATGGCAAAATAATGATCGCCGGCCCAACTACTACACCACAAAAACTCCCCTCAGGTGCGACGAAAACACTGAATAACAATTGA
- a CDS encoding winged helix-turn-helix transcriptional regulator: MRKKQSTNYLNEQFLFQVCERNSAISMVSGRWKSQIVYYISQGNDRFHLLQQRLPGISEMVLARQLKELESHAILIKREIPNTVPTGIKYILTNKGLDLVPILDSLCNWGKLYADGKEISVSEDK, from the coding sequence ATGAGAAAAAAACAATCGACTAATTATCTGAATGAGCAGTTCTTGTTTCAGGTGTGTGAACGCAATTCCGCAATTAGTATGGTGAGTGGTCGGTGGAAATCACAAATTGTTTACTACATCTCCCAGGGTAATGATCGTTTTCATCTCTTACAGCAACGATTGCCCGGTATTTCTGAGATGGTTTTAGCAAGACAACTGAAGGAGTTGGAAAGTCACGCAATATTGATAAAAAGGGAAATCCCGAATACAGTACCAACTGGCATAAAGTATATTTTGACTAACAAAGGCCTTGACTTAGTTCCGATTTTGGACAGCTTATGTAATTGGGGCAAATTGTATGCTGATGGGAAGGAGATTTCGGTTTCAGAAGATAAGTGA
- a CDS encoding dihydrofolate reductase family protein, which yields MKITIFIAVSTNGFISNARNVPDWLSEEYGQGLYAICQKFNAVIMGKTTYDILAPNYLPLQNEGTTVVLTTHKQAKSDNSTVVFTQGSPSEIVQMLTDKGHTEAVIIGGAMAMSEFVNAGLVNDIYFVMEPVLFGNGLPLLKGVEMDFKLNLLEVTKLNNSSLQLHYELQK from the coding sequence ATGAAAATTACCATCTTTATAGCTGTTTCGACAAATGGCTTCATATCCAATGCAAGAAACGTTCCTGACTGGTTGTCGGAGGAATATGGGCAGGGACTTTATGCTATTTGCCAAAAATTTAACGCAGTTATCATGGGTAAGACAACTTATGATATACTGGCCCCGAATTATCTTCCCCTTCAAAATGAGGGAACAACAGTTGTGCTGACCACTCACAAACAGGCAAAATCAGATAACTCAACCGTAGTTTTCACGCAAGGTAGCCCATCTGAGATCGTTCAAATGCTCACTGACAAAGGCCACACCGAAGCGGTTATAATTGGAGGGGCAATGGCTATGAGTGAGTTTGTAAATGCTGGTCTCGTGAATGACATTTATTTTGTCATGGAGCCCGTCCTTTTCGGAAACGGCTTGCCCCTACTGAAAGGAGTTGAGATGGATTTTAAACTGAATCTATTAGAGGTTACAAAATTAAATAATAGCTCTCTCCAATTGCATTATGAATTACAAAAATAA
- a CDS encoding alpha/beta hydrolase yields MRKQVLFIQGGGENGYEADDKLVASLQNALGTNYEISYPRLQTDEAAPDFGWIKQIGNEIDKLEDGVILVAHSLGASLLLKYLSEKKASKKVAGILLLSTPFWTGNEEWVQGLKLQGDFAQRLPLNSRIFFYHCRDDEEVPFDHLATYRQKLPAATFREIERGGHQLGNNLTIVAKDIQNL; encoded by the coding sequence ATGAGAAAACAAGTGCTTTTTATACAGGGCGGAGGTGAGAATGGATATGAGGCAGACGACAAGCTAGTGGCTTCATTGCAAAACGCATTGGGGACAAACTATGAGATCAGTTACCCCCGGTTGCAAACGGATGAGGCTGCTCCGGATTTTGGTTGGATCAAACAAATCGGAAATGAAATTGATAAACTCGAAGATGGCGTTATTTTGGTTGCCCATTCCTTAGGTGCCTCACTATTGCTTAAATACCTGTCTGAAAAGAAGGCATCGAAAAAGGTAGCCGGGATCTTGTTGCTATCCACCCCATTTTGGACTGGTAACGAGGAATGGGTACAGGGTTTAAAACTTCAGGGAGATTTCGCCCAGCGCCTTCCCCTAAATAGTCGGATCTTCTTCTACCATTGCCGAGACGATGAAGAGGTCCCGTTCGATCATCTTGCCACTTATAGGCAAAAACTTCCAGCAGCCACTTTTCGCGAAATTGAACGCGGGGGACACCAGCTCGGAAACAATCTTACTATAGTAGCCAAGGACATTCAAAATCTATAA
- a CDS encoding HD domain-containing protein: METANLLKQVEFIKEVDKLKYILRKTKLLNSDRNENDAEHSWHLSLMAIVLAEHTNFPIDLLKVIKMLLIHDIVEIDAGDTFIYDTQKSHDNTTEEREAAKRIFGLLPDHQANEMIAIWEEFEERQTNEAKFARAMDRFEPLLQNVSNNGGTWTEFGVNYDQVYAKKQVIQQGSNTIWQYAEELINDSVDKGILKK; this comes from the coding sequence ATGGAAACGGCTAATCTCTTAAAGCAGGTTGAGTTTATAAAGGAAGTGGATAAGCTTAAATATATCCTTCGCAAGACGAAACTGTTAAACAGTGATCGAAACGAGAATGACGCAGAACACAGCTGGCATCTATCCTTGATGGCCATTGTTTTAGCCGAGCATACAAATTTTCCGATTGATTTGCTCAAGGTTATTAAAATGCTTCTGATTCATGATATTGTTGAAATAGATGCTGGAGACACATTTATTTATGATACGCAAAAAAGCCATGACAATACGACTGAAGAACGGGAAGCGGCTAAACGGATCTTTGGCTTACTACCTGACCATCAGGCAAATGAAATGATCGCCATTTGGGAAGAGTTTGAAGAGCGGCAAACAAACGAAGCTAAGTTTGCCCGAGCTATGGACCGATTCGAACCGCTACTCCAGAATGTGTCGAACAATGGGGGTACATGGACTGAATTCGGGGTGAATTATGATCAGGTGTACGCCAAAAAACAGGTGATTCAACAGGGTTCCAATACAATCTGGCAATATGCAGAAGAGCTTATTAACGACAGCGTTGACAAAGGAATCTTAAAAAAGTAA